In Aedes albopictus strain Foshan chromosome 3, AalbF5, whole genome shotgun sequence, the following are encoded in one genomic region:
- the LOC134289775 gene encoding proteasome assembly chaperone 2 translates to MFKLNKEVTLTGYTLLVPSVSVGNVAQLATDLLIETLKLEKIGLLWHPALIPIVGPPAYDHDHDQTTTTAELYLSEERKLVVLQIRAPLVGALQSDFLDKLTDFIRDKQLAEVIILSSSFAHENHQVGARPYKYLANEKFLSVHSEAVEALQWSPLDGNVIHGGGYAAKLLAACTGKELAGFLLFMYVSEGDNTADAVQLVSLLDQLKKPLLPREEDGGKIKLAIPSSWKHLFGNAAPVNVY, encoded by the coding sequence atgttcaaacttaacAAGGAAGTTACCTTAACCGGCTACACCCTGCTGGTGCCCAGTGTCAGCGTTGGTAACGTCGCCCAGCTTGCCACCGATCTGCTGATCGAAACGCTCAAACTGGAGAAGATCGGTTTACTGTGGCACCCGGCATTGATCCCGATTGTTGGTCCACCGGCGTATGACCATGACCACGACCAAACCACCACAACTGCGGAATTGTACCTGTCGGAGGAGCGTAAGTTGGTGGTTCTTCAGATCCGTGCGCCCCTGGTCGGTGCACTACAGTCGGATTTCCTCGACAAGTTGACGGATTTTATCCGAGACAAACAGTTGGCCGAGGTCATCATCCTGAGCAGCAGTTTCGCCCACGAGAACCACCAAGTTGGGGCACGACCGTACAAGTATTTGGCCAACGAAAAGTTCCTCTCCGTGCACTCCGAGGCGGTCGAAGCGCTGCAGTGGAGCCCGCTGGATGGGAACGTGATTCATGGAGGAGGATACGCGGCCAAATTGCTGGCCGCTTGTACCGGGAAGGAACTGGCCGGATTTTTGCTGTTCATGTACGTTTCCGAGGGTGACAATACGGCAGATGCTGTCCAGCTGGTGTCGCTGTTGGATCAGCTGAAGAAGCCATTGCTTCCGAGGGAGGAGGACGGCGGGAAGATCAAGCTGGCCATACCGAGCTCGTGGAAGCATCTTTTTGGCAATGCGGCGCCGGTTAACGTCTATTGA